One region of Termitidicoccus mucosus genomic DNA includes:
- a CDS encoding polysaccharide lyase family protein — MKIIRVVLVAACMLASSICFANVPGGGSGNGPDVSLKDEGDSIVLDNGIVAIRINKTDASVRSFIYQGMNLFEGGHGGGRFYWSWNTPAYGGPHGTAMVTADPASNHGDYAEVKVHSPWSGKSADAAMDVDIYYSLKRGTQGYYATAMLNHPASYPRTDVGEWRSNAYISPLFDWLSVDALRQRKMPTLEDMVASVPVEGAPKEVTLLTSGIYAGQFECKYSYSADLGDLNVWGWSSTSKRVGIWMTIPSHEYYNGGPMKRELTGHMNHALLNMLNGSHYSQGTKLSMAAGSVFKKTYGPFFVYANSYQGAASDSSSKVVESLWHDAQAQAVAERSAWPYSWFKNADYVQESGRGTVSGTLKVSDGGNPAATAAGAWIGLAPDDNGTDFQLQGRTYQFWVKTSADGRFSIPHVLPGVYHLWAFGAGNIGTFKQANIEVSAGKALDVGTVLWTPPRVADTLWEIGIPDRDSQEFHNGAFNYTQWATFAKSRSESESGLTYTVGKSDWRKDWNYAQFGPAPWTIKFSLADKPAKDAPASLYIALASSESTLMVTVNGTQIGTYKTPHPAHAPIRLGSHGPFAETRIAIPPGLLKRGTNTIAISQVMGKGKTGTTQYDYLRLEAAGTRLATP, encoded by the coding sequence ATGAAAATAATCCGAGTTGTTCTTGTCGCCGCGTGCATGCTGGCATCAAGCATTTGTTTTGCCAACGTCCCCGGTGGCGGCAGCGGGAACGGCCCCGACGTGTCGCTCAAGGATGAGGGCGACAGCATTGTTCTCGACAATGGAATCGTGGCGATTCGCATCAACAAGACGGATGCCTCCGTCAGGAGCTTTATATATCAAGGCATGAACCTGTTCGAGGGCGGTCACGGCGGCGGCAGATTCTACTGGAGTTGGAACACGCCGGCCTATGGAGGGCCGCACGGCACGGCGATGGTGACTGCCGATCCCGCCTCCAACCATGGCGATTATGCGGAAGTGAAGGTCCACAGCCCCTGGTCCGGCAAGTCCGCCGACGCGGCCATGGATGTTGACATCTATTACAGCCTGAAACGCGGCACGCAGGGCTATTACGCGACTGCCATGCTGAACCACCCTGCGTCCTACCCCCGCACCGACGTCGGCGAATGGCGCTCGAACGCATATATCAGTCCCCTCTTCGACTGGCTCAGTGTCGATGCTCTGCGCCAGAGAAAAATGCCGACATTGGAAGACATGGTCGCCTCCGTGCCGGTGGAGGGTGCGCCAAAGGAGGTGACCTTGCTGACCAGCGGCATTTACGCAGGCCAGTTCGAATGCAAATACTCCTACAGCGCGGACCTGGGCGACCTCAACGTGTGGGGCTGGAGCAGCACCAGCAAACGCGTAGGCATCTGGATGACGATTCCCAGCCATGAGTATTACAACGGCGGCCCCATGAAGCGGGAGCTGACCGGACACATGAACCATGCGCTGTTGAATATGCTCAATGGTTCGCACTATAGCCAAGGCACCAAGTTGTCCATGGCGGCCGGCAGCGTCTTCAAAAAGACCTACGGCCCGTTCTTTGTCTATGCGAACAGTTATCAGGGTGCGGCCTCCGATTCGTCATCCAAAGTCGTTGAATCGCTGTGGCACGACGCACAGGCGCAAGCGGTGGCCGAACGGTCAGCGTGGCCTTACAGCTGGTTCAAGAATGCTGATTATGTGCAGGAATCGGGGCGGGGCACGGTCAGTGGCACATTGAAGGTGAGCGATGGCGGCAACCCTGCGGCGACAGCCGCTGGCGCATGGATAGGCTTGGCGCCGGACGACAACGGCACCGATTTCCAGTTGCAGGGCAGAACGTATCAATTCTGGGTAAAAACGTCTGCGGACGGACGCTTCAGCATTCCGCACGTGCTCCCCGGCGTTTACCATCTGTGGGCCTTTGGCGCGGGAAATATCGGCACCTTTAAGCAAGCGAATATCGAAGTGAGCGCGGGCAAGGCGCTGGATGTGGGCACTGTGCTGTGGACGCCGCCGCGGGTGGCGGACACACTGTGGGAAATCGGCATCCCCGACCGCGATTCCCAAGAATTTCACAACGGCGCCTTTAATTATACGCAGTGGGCGACGTTCGCCAAATCCAGATCCGAGTCCGAAAGCGGTTTGACTTACACCGTGGGCAAGAGCGATTGGCGCAAGGATTGGAATTATGCGCAGTTCGGGCCGGCGCCATGGACGATCAAATTCTCGCTGGCCGACAAGCCTGCCAAAGATGCGCCGGCATCGTTGTATATCGCATTGGCGTCCTCGGAAAGCACGTTGATGGTCACCGTCAACGGAACGCAGATAGGCACGTATAAAACGCCGCACCCCGCCCATGCGCCGATTCGCCTGGGCAGCCATGGCCCATTCGCGGAAACACGCATAGCAATTCCGCCCGGATTGTTAAAGCGAGGCACGAATACCATCGCCATTTCGCAAGTAATGGGAAAGGGCAAGACAGGAACCACACAATACGACTATCTGCGATTGGAAGCCGCAGGCACACGATTAGCCACGCCATAA
- a CDS encoding autotransporter outer membrane beta-barrel domain-containing protein — translation MKQQPLPASALVVAVFAATIVFIGGAPRAVAQASGRPVATVDWTGAVDSNWLNPANWSSGAIPGSSDRVQWLATGTSRNLVLSSASASSVSYKIGGFAVTPSTGVANIALQSTGGGWLDLELDGPGFYSYNSNNYDIPYNLTLGDHTRITVTAATGNWLTARGGGFWGAKVSMQTGSEIHFIEGLASPNIYSLHSEQGTLVTFGNTESTISYSSVISGTLYSTRAGGNALRFGEGDGDVIVIGTTGVVEFANRDSAEIYSRVNRGTLLINGIHNGSVSTIGDRRGYIGGTGRINGNVVLENTGRLGGGGTTIDTAGTLTVNGDVTLRNGGMLDFYFFDNSTWNQLIIAGNLAIESGGQLSVGIGAGSEFALRAAEYKVATITGAITGDFSNWNQNAFSLTSIAEYEFRPAAGSETEIWISIDRAPFASVSGLTANQFGIARIVDDAMDIIPDELILSLDAQVTARAYGQVLNQLGPQAYQAWWPAALISASALGESVSHRLSVSGAGDAASKKFNVWTQASRSESTVSTTANNEYFNFKPYDFYLGADRAFARICCRCRPILQLHRLSPDDSGSSGDSSSITGALYARFRKAAFQLDALAFYGMDDYSADRSVVRSRLGSYAKADTDGKHSGFRFQLAYNIPTPILDIAPVVAVAYTKWHADPFTETGDTLVPIHVEKQSAEAVLLSAGFRFSRTFDILRGKAQIRPFLNVFYMHDAEGGDRHIRANVLDRDIEVLARRLDRDGWRIEGGFSVDYTNGFSLFASYGNDSNIIVDQTISVRAGVGYRF, via the coding sequence ATGAAACAACAACCCTTACCCGCCTCGGCGCTCGTCGTCGCTGTTTTCGCCGCCACCATTGTCTTTATTGGGGGCGCTCCCCGCGCAGTCGCGCAAGCCAGCGGCCGCCCTGTCGCCACCGTTGACTGGACTGGCGCTGTTGACTCAAACTGGCTCAATCCCGCCAATTGGAGTTCGGGTGCCATTCCCGGCTCCAGTGACCGCGTTCAGTGGCTAGCCACCGGCACCTCGCGAAACCTCGTCCTATCCTCTGCCAGCGCCTCAAGCGTTTCATATAAGATCGGAGGCTTCGCAGTCACGCCTTCCACAGGCGTTGCAAACATCGCGCTCCAAAGCACCGGCGGCGGCTGGCTCGACCTCGAATTGGACGGTCCCGGGTTTTATTCCTACAACAGCAATAATTATGACATCCCCTACAACCTTACCCTCGGGGACCACACGCGCATCACAGTCACTGCGGCCACCGGCAACTGGTTGACGGCGCGTGGCGGCGGTTTTTGGGGTGCCAAGGTCAGCATGCAAACCGGCTCGGAAATCCACTTCATTGAAGGCCTCGCGTCTCCGAACATTTATTCGCTGCATTCCGAGCAGGGCACTCTCGTGACATTTGGCAACACCGAGTCCACCATTAGTTATTCTTCCGTCATTTCCGGCACGCTCTACTCCACACGCGCTGGGGGCAACGCGCTTCGTTTCGGCGAGGGCGACGGCGATGTCATCGTTATTGGAACAACCGGTGTTGTGGAATTCGCAAATCGTGATAGCGCGGAGATCTATAGCAGAGTCAATCGGGGCACCCTTCTCATCAACGGCATCCACAACGGCAGCGTATCCACCATTGGCGACCGCAGGGGTTACATAGGCGGCACAGGCCGCATCAATGGAAATGTTGTTCTCGAAAACACTGGACGGCTTGGCGGCGGCGGCACAACGATCGACACTGCGGGCACGCTTACTGTCAACGGCGACGTCACTCTCAGAAATGGGGGGATGCTCGACTTCTATTTCTTCGACAATTCCACATGGAACCAGCTCATCATCGCCGGCAATCTTGCGATAGAAAGCGGCGGTCAACTTTCTGTCGGCATCGGCGCCGGTTCCGAATTCGCACTGCGCGCCGCGGAGTATAAAGTCGCCACTATCACCGGCGCCATCACCGGCGATTTTTCGAACTGGAACCAGAACGCGTTTTCACTCACCTCCATCGCCGAATACGAATTCCGCCCGGCTGCCGGCAGCGAGACTGAAATATGGATTTCGATTGACCGCGCTCCCTTCGCCTCGGTTTCCGGCCTGACGGCCAACCAATTCGGCATAGCCCGCATCGTCGATGACGCCATGGACATCATCCCTGACGAACTCATTCTCTCCCTCGATGCGCAGGTCACCGCGCGCGCCTATGGACAGGTTCTCAATCAGCTCGGCCCGCAAGCCTACCAAGCGTGGTGGCCCGCCGCGCTCATCTCCGCGTCCGCGCTTGGGGAAAGTGTCTCGCACCGCCTCAGCGTAAGCGGAGCGGGGGACGCTGCCTCGAAAAAGTTCAATGTTTGGACGCAAGCCTCGCGCTCCGAGTCCACTGTTTCGACAACCGCCAACAACGAATACTTCAATTTCAAACCCTACGATTTTTATCTCGGCGCGGACCGTGCTTTCGCACGGATTTGTTGCCGGTGCCGTCCTATCTTACAACTACACCGATTATCGCCGGACGATTCCGGTAGCAGTGGCGACTCCTCCAGCATCACCGGCGCGCTCTACGCACGCTTCCGCAAAGCCGCTTTCCAACTCGATGCCCTCGCATTCTACGGCATGGACGACTACTCGGCCGACCGCAGCGTCGTCCGTTCCCGTCTCGGCAGCTACGCCAAGGCCGACACCGACGGCAAGCACTCCGGCTTCCGTTTCCAACTCGCCTACAATATTCCCACGCCGATCCTCGACATTGCGCCGGTCGTCGCCGTCGCCTACACAAAGTGGCACGCGGACCCGTTCACTGAAACCGGCGATACTCTCGTGCCGATCCACGTCGAAAAACAAAGCGCGGAGGCGGTACTCCTCTCCGCCGGTTTCCGCTTCTCTCGCACTTTCGACATCCTTCGCGGCAAGGCGCAAATCCGTCCCTTCCTCAATGTTTTCTACATGCATGACGCCGAAGGGGGTGATCGGCATATCAGGGCAAACGTATTGGATCGCGACATCGAAGTTTTGGCCAGAAGGCTTGATCGCGACGGCTGGCGCATCGAAGGCGGTTTTTCCGTCGATTACACCAACGGCTTTTCGCTCTTTGCCAGCTATGGCAACGACTCAAATATCATTGTCGATCAAACCATCTCCGTGCGCGCCGGTGTCGGATACCGTTTCTAA
- a CDS encoding DUF5597 domain-containing protein: MKKTRFHIATMVFAGLAVAASPGAVAADAPHLKKQGTVTQLIVDGKPMLILGGELGNSTASDLKYLNTHWGTFKTIGLNTVIAPVEWDQIEPTEGVYDFAPLEGLVQQAEANNMKVVLLWFGAWKNSMSSYAPPYIKHDYKTYAKAQDNKGVPQDILSPYDPDTLKANQRAFGALMAHLKTFDKNHTVVMVQVENEIGMLPVVRDYSPQAQAAFEGNVPKSLIDYLQKNKSSLHPYVRAVWADKGYKTAGTWSEVFGDSIEAQEIFQAWGFSVFANELTKAGKAAYDLPMYVNGALNRPDQKPGQYPSAGPIPHVFDIWKAGGPDIDLIGLDAYFPNYVYWADQFKRPDNPVFVPEANRAGRTDAGGNAFYTLGELEGIGFAPFHIETLPNPSTHALTDAFRVLHQIAPIILAHQGRGTIRGFRAPLSYEGVLDEKPRIFDLGGYTLTVSMVDSRTPKETQDIAAHGGLIIQTGKDEFLAAGRGVIIRFADAAKSGYRVGIEQIVEGEFADGKWVGGRWLNGDESGQGRYLRLPPEKFGIQKIKLYRYK; this comes from the coding sequence ATGAAAAAAACACGATTCCACATAGCAACTATGGTATTCGCCGGCCTTGCCGTGGCCGCGTCCCCCGGCGCTGTCGCCGCCGACGCGCCGCATCTGAAAAAGCAGGGCACGGTCACGCAACTGATCGTCGATGGCAAACCCATGTTGATTCTGGGCGGCGAACTCGGCAACTCGACCGCCTCGGACCTCAAGTATCTGAACACTCATTGGGGGACGTTCAAGACCATCGGCCTGAATACGGTCATTGCCCCGGTCGAATGGGACCAGATTGAGCCAACGGAAGGAGTCTATGATTTCGCGCCGCTCGAAGGTTTGGTCCAGCAGGCCGAGGCCAATAATATGAAGGTGGTCTTGTTGTGGTTCGGTGCGTGGAAAAATTCGATGTCCAGCTACGCGCCACCCTATATCAAGCACGACTATAAAACCTATGCGAAGGCCCAGGACAACAAAGGCGTGCCGCAAGACATCCTGAGTCCCTACGATCCGGATACATTAAAGGCTAACCAGCGTGCATTCGGAGCCCTGATGGCTCACCTGAAGACGTTCGATAAAAATCACACTGTCGTCATGGTGCAGGTTGAAAACGAGATCGGCATGCTGCCGGTCGTGCGCGATTACAGCCCCCAGGCGCAGGCAGCCTTTGAGGGCAATGTTCCGAAGTCCCTGATCGATTACCTGCAAAAGAACAAATCGAGCCTTCATCCCTATGTCCGCGCCGTCTGGGCCGACAAGGGCTATAAAACCGCAGGGACGTGGTCGGAGGTCTTTGGCGACAGTATCGAGGCGCAGGAAATCTTTCAGGCCTGGGGGTTTTCGGTCTTCGCCAATGAACTGACCAAGGCTGGCAAGGCGGCCTACGACCTGCCGATGTATGTCAACGGGGCGCTTAATCGTCCCGACCAAAAGCCCGGTCAGTATCCAAGCGCCGGCCCCATTCCCCATGTGTTCGACATCTGGAAAGCAGGAGGTCCGGATATAGACCTGATCGGCCTCGACGCCTATTTCCCGAACTATGTTTACTGGGCCGATCAGTTCAAGCGCCCCGACAATCCCGTGTTCGTTCCCGAAGCCAATCGGGCCGGCAGGACCGACGCCGGCGGCAACGCGTTTTATACTCTGGGCGAACTGGAGGGCATCGGTTTTGCGCCATTTCACATTGAAACGCTGCCCAATCCCTCAACCCATGCCCTGACGGACGCATTCCGGGTGCTGCATCAAATCGCGCCGATCATTCTCGCCCATCAGGGCAGGGGCACCATTCGCGGCTTCAGGGCACCGCTGAGTTATGAAGGCGTGCTGGACGAAAAGCCGCGCATATTCGATCTGGGTGGATACACGCTCACGGTTTCCATGGTCGATTCCAGGACCCCGAAAGAGACACAGGATATCGCCGCCCATGGCGGCCTGATCATCCAGACCGGCAAGGATGAATTTCTGGCCGCCGGCAGGGGCGTAATCATAAGGTTCGCGGATGCCGCCAAATCAGGTTATCGGGTCGGCATCGAACAGATCGTCGAAGGTGAATTTGCCGATGGCAAGTGGGTCGGCGGTCGCTGGCTCAATGGCGATGAAAGCGGCCAAGGACGCTATCTTCGTCTGCCGCCGGAGAAGTTTGGCATCCAGAAAATCAAACTCTATCGCTATAAATAA
- a CDS encoding TonB-dependent receptor plug domain-containing protein has protein sequence MKTMPCASQNPPALYHYLIAAASGMLISSSLVMAQAVKQSDTDPAESHPRVPVVTTTDSRPSDDIIVMSPFQVDSKKEKGYFAENTLAGSRMKTNIADLGASISVITKQQMEDTASLDINDVFRYEVNTEGSSTYTPGILSARSDGVADTIAANSGGSGIVQTNATANRVRGLGVPGSALNYYPANPQVPFDSYNTASLEISRGPNSMLFGMGSPAGIVNQSTAQALLNKNTAQASFRVDDRASTRASFNFNKSLIKDTLAVYGAFVYNDQQFERKPSYDITRRQYGAITYRPFKKTILRASVEGYTNDNRRPNSMTPRDFVTEWVKGGRPVYDSATGTFTSLDTGAVSAPFAMSARSPRTDATRNYIKSLPGYDPSKWNVVINASDVPESSYNGVAIYGTGAFTNANSILFVPGIASGIPNLGRTVMQIADGNLVAGLPLPFNTALNGAKAQIRRQMRTHGR, from the coding sequence ATGAAAACCATGCCCTGCGCATCTCAAAATCCCCCCGCCCTGTATCACTATCTAATAGCAGCGGCCAGTGGCATGTTAATATCGTCTTCGCTGGTGATGGCGCAGGCTGTTAAACAATCCGATACAGATCCCGCCGAATCTCATCCCCGCGTCCCGGTTGTTACTACTACAGATAGCAGGCCCTCCGACGACATAATCGTGATGTCGCCTTTCCAAGTGGATTCAAAAAAAGAAAAGGGCTATTTTGCCGAGAACACCCTCGCTGGCAGCCGCATGAAGACAAATATCGCCGACTTGGGCGCATCCATATCGGTGATTACGAAGCAGCAGATGGAAGACACTGCATCGTTGGATATCAATGATGTGTTTCGTTACGAGGTGAACACCGAAGGTTCCTCGACTTATACGCCGGGGATATTGTCAGCCCGGAGCGATGGTGTCGCCGACACGATTGCGGCAAACAGTGGCGGCTCCGGAATCGTGCAAACCAATGCGACCGCCAATCGTGTCCGCGGATTGGGAGTGCCCGGCTCGGCACTGAACTATTATCCGGCCAATCCACAGGTGCCCTTCGATTCTTACAACACGGCATCACTGGAAATTTCGCGCGGGCCAAACTCCATGTTGTTTGGCATGGGCAGCCCCGCCGGCATCGTAAATCAAAGCACCGCTCAGGCCCTGTTAAACAAAAACACCGCACAGGCATCATTCCGTGTTGATGATCGTGCGTCAACCCGTGCCAGTTTTAATTTCAACAAGTCTCTCATAAAAGACACCTTGGCTGTCTATGGCGCATTTGTATATAATGACCAACAATTCGAGCGAAAGCCGTCCTACGATATTACACGCCGCCAATATGGCGCGATCACCTACCGCCCGTTCAAGAAGACAATCCTTCGCGCAAGCGTGGAAGGTTACACGAATGACAATCGCCGGCCCAACTCGATGACGCCGCGCGATTTTGTGACCGAATGGGTAAAGGGCGGGCGTCCGGTTTACGACTCCGCGACAGGGACTTTCACCTCGCTGGACACGGGGGCCGTAAGCGCGCCTTTTGCCATGTCAGCCCGTTCGCCGAGAACGGATGCGACTAGAAACTATATTAAATCACTGCCAGGTTATGATCCTTCCAAATGGAATGTGGTAATCAACGCCTCCGACGTTCCGGAATCCAGCTATAATGGCGTCGCCATCTATGGTACGGGGGCGTTTACAAACGCCAATTCCATATTGTTTGTTCCTGGCATCGCGTCTGGCATACCGAATCTCGGCCGCACAGTCATGCAGATTGCCGATGGCAATTTGGTTGCTGGTTTACCCCTGCCGTTCAATACCGCACTCAATGGGGCAAAGGCGCAAATCCGGCGGCAAATGCGGACACATGGCCGATAG
- a CDS encoding beta-galactosidase, which translates to MLTGDGVVAKGAPVLSGDILGDWREEVIWAAADHQSLRIYATPYPTEQRLVTLMHDSQYRVAIAWQNTAYNQPPHPSFYLGDGMKTPPAPKIITRKLTVGGLNVSPQAKNRADWAGQGQLFVGVNYQPVDRSPGQIKLDIACMKKAGLQVVRMGDLSWDYYEPRNGEFTFEAFDSVMDQMQAAGIKVVLDIGGSIAPQWLHQEYPGATLAKEDGTALYPARRYMVDISDPDYRRLLHRFADIFTRRYGNHPAVIAIGYNNEMGNGYRSFSEPARQRFIGWLKVKYGDLPVLNKAWATQRWSRNITDWDQIRMPDGSSPNERYLDMRRFWSDAAINLLKDLESIRQNHAPSKPALSNLWPDGPRLGFDWLSSYRQYATHGAFGYYATNPLHGAFETMMMKGAMSAPVWFNEFQAGGDGFYGEKGRSRMLSYLGLLNGGQAVLAWTFNSHLGGEEQTIFGLLDHDDTPSWKLDEWIVISSEFQTMQKLGFPREMNPEIAISYSWESRQAADRVKSYYTTPYMDHKHNSYAPLYNDNIDVDVINIGHENLSRYKLLVIPGEYLMGKAATDAVRNYVRDGGTVVMTASSAKVTENNQWYNTPLPGNLSDVFGLKTHEFYNNPSPLTGAINGVEFKTSINFHEVLEASTAEVLARFSGIEGSPPVVTVNRFGKGKAIYVAAQTQPSVLQPLYRQLYQELGIKRGPVTPEGVYARVVNGRILYVNTNRKSVEIDIEGQKKGVLSGKSWSGKLQLESNGVEVLE; encoded by the coding sequence TTGCTGACTGGGGATGGTGTGGTTGCGAAGGGCGCGCCCGTGCTCAGCGGGGACATTCTTGGCGACTGGCGCGAAGAGGTGATCTGGGCGGCGGCGGATCATCAATCGCTGCGCATCTACGCGACGCCGTATCCCACCGAGCAACGGTTGGTGACGCTCATGCACGACTCCCAGTATCGCGTCGCCATTGCTTGGCAAAACACCGCGTATAATCAGCCGCCGCATCCGAGCTTCTATCTCGGCGACGGCATGAAAACGCCGCCGGCTCCGAAAATCATCACCCGGAAATTGACCGTGGGCGGCCTCAATGTGTCGCCGCAAGCGAAGAACCGGGCGGACTGGGCGGGCCAAGGCCAGCTATTTGTCGGAGTCAACTACCAGCCGGTGGATCGCTCGCCCGGGCAGATCAAGCTCGACATCGCCTGCATGAAAAAGGCGGGATTGCAGGTCGTGCGCATGGGCGACTTGTCCTGGGATTATTACGAGCCGAGAAACGGTGAGTTCACCTTCGAGGCATTTGATTCGGTCATGGACCAGATGCAGGCGGCGGGGATCAAGGTCGTCCTCGATATCGGCGGCTCAATCGCCCCCCAATGGCTGCATCAGGAGTATCCGGGTGCCACGCTCGCCAAGGAAGACGGCACGGCGCTTTACCCGGCCAGGCGGTATATGGTCGATATTTCCGATCCGGATTACCGCCGGTTGCTGCACCGCTTCGCCGATATATTTACCCGGCGTTATGGCAATCACCCGGCCGTCATCGCCATCGGCTACAACAACGAAATGGGCAACGGTTACAGGTCGTTCTCGGAGCCTGCCCGACAGCGTTTCATCGGCTGGCTGAAGGTAAAATACGGCGACCTGCCGGTCCTGAACAAGGCGTGGGCGACGCAACGCTGGTCGCGCAACATCACCGACTGGGATCAGATCCGCATGCCGGATGGCTCCAGTCCCAACGAGCGCTATCTCGACATGCGCCGGTTCTGGTCTGACGCGGCAATTAATCTGTTGAAAGACCTCGAATCCATCCGCCAAAACCATGCGCCCTCCAAGCCCGCACTCTCGAATCTGTGGCCCGACGGGCCGCGTCTCGGCTTCGATTGGCTGTCGAGCTACCGCCAATACGCCACGCATGGCGCCTTTGGATACTACGCAACCAATCCGCTCCATGGCGCGTTCGAGACCATGATGATGAAGGGTGCGATGTCAGCCCCGGTCTGGTTCAACGAATTTCAGGCGGGCGGTGATGGATTTTATGGCGAAAAGGGCCGCTCGCGTATGCTCAGTTATTTGGGCCTGCTGAACGGCGGGCAAGCCGTGCTGGCATGGACTTTCAACAGCCACCTCGGCGGTGAGGAACAGACTATCTTTGGCCTCCTCGACCACGACGACACTCCATCATGGAAACTCGATGAATGGATCGTCATCTCCAGCGAGTTTCAGACGATGCAGAAACTGGGCTTTCCGCGCGAGATGAATCCCGAAATCGCCATCTCCTATTCATGGGAATCGAGGCAGGCGGCGGACAGGGTCAAATCTTACTATACGACGCCCTACATGGATCATAAGCACAATTCGTATGCGCCGTTGTATAATGACAATATCGATGTGGACGTGATCAACATCGGCCATGAAAACCTCAGCCGGTATAAGCTGCTCGTCATCCCCGGCGAATATCTGATGGGCAAGGCGGCCACCGACGCTGTGCGCAATTACGTCAGGGACGGCGGCACGGTCGTCATGACGGCATCGTCGGCGAAGGTCACCGAGAACAACCAATGGTATAACACGCCTCTGCCGGGCAATCTCAGCGACGTTTTCGGCCTAAAAACCCATGAGTTCTACAATAATCCGAGTCCGCTGACCGGCGCCATCAACGGCGTCGAATTCAAGACCTCTATCAACTTCCACGAAGTGCTCGAAGCGTCCACGGCGGAAGTCTTGGCACGCTTCTCCGGCATCGAGGGATCACCTCCGGTTGTCACGGTCAACCGCTTCGGCAAAGGCAAGGCGATCTACGTCGCCGCCCAAACCCAGCCGTCCGTCCTCCAACCCCTTTACCGCCAGCTCTATCAGGAACTCGGCATCAAGCGCGGCCCGGTGACGCCGGAGGGCGTCTATGCCCGCGTCGTCAACGGTCGCATCCTCTACGTCAACACCAACCGCAAGTCGGTCGAGATCGACATCGAGGGACAGAAAAAGGGCGTCCTGTCCGGCAAGAGTTGGAGCGGCAAACTCCAGCTCGAATCCAATGGAGTCGAGGTCCTCGAATGA
- a CDS encoding LacI family DNA-binding transcriptional regulator codes for MKPKEISSATSVRDLARVLGLSHTTVAQGLRNKPSVKAETRKRIHAAAKAAGYQHNPLTGAVMAGMRRKRGTAFQGVVALVDLDGSKNRPFGPACYISEIVKGASERAAQLGFKIKTFDTTRRHSGAATQEQLVSMFHEGGISGVFLLPVKNHNTINNFDWSRYAGVYADYSIGENAFHSICPNHYNAMNMVLHRLHALGYRRPGLVLNQYGEERLLHRWGDAYWMFKNGYDYNNPEVPTLIAPVIDRAAFSTWFTEHNPDVVLCIDAKVMDWMRECGAKIATTHGYFCLNTTQNPGIACAGLDQQPRLLGARGIEQVTGQIYRNEYGISEHPSTTLIPAQWIDGPTVRASELLSRRWHGPASQAKPRHSSNIGPGQAK; via the coding sequence GTGAAACCCAAGGAAATCTCAAGCGCCACATCAGTCCGCGATCTCGCCCGCGTGCTCGGTCTTTCGCACACGACTGTCGCGCAAGGCTTGCGCAACAAACCGAGCGTAAAAGCCGAAACCCGCAAACGCATCCACGCAGCGGCGAAGGCCGCGGGCTACCAGCATAATCCGCTTACCGGAGCAGTCATGGCCGGAATGCGCCGCAAACGAGGAACCGCGTTTCAGGGTGTGGTTGCTCTCGTTGACCTTGATGGTTCGAAAAACCGTCCGTTCGGTCCGGCTTGCTATATCAGTGAAATCGTAAAAGGCGCCAGCGAACGTGCCGCACAACTCGGCTTCAAAATAAAAACTTTCGACACGACCCGCCGCCATAGTGGCGCCGCTACTCAGGAACAACTCGTTTCCATGTTTCATGAAGGCGGCATATCCGGCGTTTTCCTGCTGCCGGTGAAAAACCACAACACTATAAACAACTTCGACTGGTCGCGTTATGCAGGCGTCTACGCGGACTATAGCATCGGCGAGAACGCGTTTCATAGTATCTGCCCGAATCATTACAATGCGATGAACATGGTGCTCCACCGCCTGCACGCGCTCGGTTACCGGCGGCCCGGTCTCGTGCTCAACCAATATGGCGAGGAGCGACTGCTCCATCGCTGGGGTGACGCCTATTGGATGTTCAAAAACGGTTACGATTACAATAACCCGGAAGTTCCCACGCTTATCGCTCCCGTGATTGATCGCGCAGCGTTTTCGACGTGGTTTACAGAACATAATCCTGATGTTGTGCTCTGCATTGATGCCAAGGTCATGGATTGGATGCGCGAATGCGGTGCAAAAATCGCGACGACACACGGATATTTTTGCCTGAATACAACGCAGAATCCCGGCATAGCCTGTGCGGGCCTCGACCAGCAGCCCCGGTTGCTCGGCGCGCGCGGCATTGAACAAGTTACCGGGCAAATCTACCGCAACGAATACGGTATTTCGGAGCATCCATCGACCACGCTTATCCCTGCGCAATGGATTGATGGTCCGACTGTACGCGCATCCGAACTTTTATCGCGGCGATGGCATGGCCCCGCCAGCCAAGCCAAACCCCGTCACAGCTCTAACATCGGCCCGGGTCAGGCAAAGTGA